A region from the Candidatus Limnocylindrales bacterium genome encodes:
- a CDS encoding DUF2891 domain-containing protein, translated as MAAGPSASDTRRSPTSHALTAQIASRFAAIALGHVTREFPSKLDHVLDGPADARTPRQLHPLFYGSFDWHSCVHGYWLLARLHRLYPELPESPAISALLDTQLTTENVAAEIDYLRRPSSRAFERPYGWAWLLMLAAELARERSPQRRRWSSRLSPLADCFTERFLSFLPGARYPIRSGTHANTAFALSLVQEYADVVEDRRLTQAATAAALAWYGGDVGCQAWEPSLEDFLSPALVEAQCMRRAMHVGEFREWFARFLPRAAGCEPATLFTPATVSDRSDPRIVHLDGLNLSRSWCWRWIASAFSDDDPLRACAERAARMHLEASLPHVTGHYMGEHWLASFALLALDAGQSPA; from the coding sequence ATGGCGGCGGGGCCCTCTGCGAGCGATACGCGGAGGTCACCGACGTCCCACGCGCTGACGGCCCAGATCGCGTCGCGCTTTGCCGCGATCGCGCTCGGTCACGTCACGCGCGAGTTTCCGAGCAAGCTCGACCACGTCCTGGACGGCCCCGCCGACGCCAGAACGCCGCGACAGCTGCATCCGCTCTTCTATGGCAGCTTCGACTGGCACTCGTGCGTTCACGGCTACTGGCTCCTGGCCAGGCTGCACCGCCTCTACCCCGAGCTGCCGGAGTCTCCCGCCATATCCGCGCTCCTGGACACGCAACTGACGACCGAGAATGTCGCCGCCGAGATCGACTACCTCCGCCGCCCGTCGTCGCGCGCGTTCGAACGGCCCTATGGCTGGGCGTGGCTGCTCATGCTTGCCGCCGAGCTGGCTCGCGAGCGCAGCCCGCAGCGGCGGCGGTGGTCTTCGCGGCTCTCGCCGCTTGCCGACTGCTTCACCGAACGCTTTCTGTCGTTCCTGCCGGGGGCGAGGTACCCGATCCGCTCCGGCACGCACGCCAACACCGCCTTCGCGCTGAGCCTGGTGCAGGAATATGCCGACGTCGTCGAGGACCGGCGGCTGACGCAGGCAGCAACGGCGGCCGCGCTGGCATGGTATGGCGGCGACGTCGGCTGCCAGGCATGGGAGCCATCGCTGGAGGATTTCCTGTCGCCTGCGCTGGTGGAGGCGCAGTGCATGCGACGCGCCATGCACGTGGGCGAGTTTCGCGAATGGTTCGCACGCTTTCTTCCACGCGCGGCGGGCTGCGAGCCGGCAACGCTGTTCACGCCGGCGACGGTCAGCGATCGCAGCGATCCGCGCATCGTCCATCTCGACGGCCTCAACCTGAGCAGGTCGTGGTGCTGGCGCTGGATCGCATCGGCGTTCTCCGATGACGACCCGCTGCGAGCTTGCGCGGAGCGGGCCGCGCGGATGCACCTGGAGGCGAGTCTGCCCCACGTCACCGGCCACTACATGGGCGAGCACTGGCTCGCCAGCTTCGCGTTGCTCGCGCTCGATGCCGGCCAAAGCCCCGCCTGA
- a CDS encoding acyl-CoA dehydrogenase family protein → MNFELTEEQTMIVDAVRKFVDNDSPVTRFRQLRETQQGWEPKVWQNMAEYGWLAVAFPEDQGGYGGNFTDVALILEQLGRGLVPEPYIPSVVLAGGLLSRLGTGEQTEKFLSPMLEGRTSLAFAYAERQSRYNLADCETSARRSGGQYVLNGRKTWVLNGHAADHIIVVARTAGTPREENGLSLFIVDADAPGLTRTRIHGMDGHSSALLDLQNVEVDADRLLGGEGDAYDSIEWAIDRGAAAACAEAQGELTTMLNMTVDYLKQRKQFGKPIGAFQALQHRASDMFAEVELCKGMMLLAAIQADNPDATQRKSAISAAKVQLQQGGWYVQENAIQLFGGIAITDEQDIGLYFKRVRVLQGLFGDADWHVERYQSLPQFEGEAA, encoded by the coding sequence ATGAATTTCGAGCTCACCGAAGAACAGACGATGATCGTCGACGCCGTCCGCAAGTTCGTCGACAACGATTCGCCCGTGACGCGCTTCCGCCAGCTTCGCGAGACGCAGCAGGGCTGGGAGCCCAAGGTCTGGCAGAACATGGCCGAGTACGGCTGGCTGGCCGTGGCGTTCCCGGAGGATCAGGGCGGCTACGGCGGCAACTTCACCGATGTCGCGCTGATCCTGGAGCAGCTCGGCCGCGGCCTGGTGCCCGAGCCGTACATCCCCTCGGTCGTGCTGGCGGGCGGGCTCCTGTCTCGGCTGGGCACCGGCGAGCAGACCGAGAAGTTCCTGTCGCCGATGCTCGAAGGGCGCACCTCGCTCGCCTTCGCCTACGCCGAGCGCCAGAGCCGCTACAACCTCGCCGACTGCGAGACGAGCGCCAGACGCAGCGGCGGCCAGTACGTGCTCAACGGCCGCAAGACCTGGGTCCTCAACGGCCATGCCGCCGACCACATCATCGTCGTCGCCCGCACCGCCGGCACGCCGCGCGAGGAGAACGGCCTGTCGCTGTTCATCGTCGATGCCGATGCGCCGGGGCTGACGCGCACGCGCATCCACGGCATGGACGGACATTCGAGCGCGCTGCTCGATCTGCAGAATGTGGAGGTGGACGCCGATCGCCTCCTTGGCGGCGAAGGCGATGCCTACGATTCCATCGAGTGGGCGATCGATCGCGGCGCCGCCGCGGCCTGCGCCGAGGCGCAGGGCGAGCTGACCACGATGCTCAACATGACGGTGGACTACCTCAAGCAGCGCAAGCAGTTCGGCAAGCCGATCGGCGCGTTCCAGGCGCTGCAGCACCGCGCCTCCGACATGTTCGCTGAGGTGGAGCTGTGCAAGGGCATGATGCTGCTGGCCGCCATCCAGGCCGACAATCCCGACGCCACGCAGCGCAAATCGGCGATCTCCGCCGCCAAGGTCCAGCTGCAGCAGGGCGGATGGTACGTGCAGGAAAACGCGATCCAGCTCTTCGGCGGCATCGCCATCACCGACGAGCAGGACATCGGCCTGTACTTCAAGCGTGTACGCGTGCTGCAGGGACTGTTCGGCGATGCCGACTGGCACGTGGAACGCTACCAGTCGCTGCCGCAGTTCGAGGGCGAGGCGGCGTAG
- a CDS encoding acyl-CoA dehydrogenase family protein, which translates to MDMSYTPEQIAFRDEVRAWIKQAMPEHIRHKAEAGGHFEHEEIMEWHRILHKKGWVAPHWPKEVGGPGWDVAQRHIFSEEMVRANAPSLSPFGLTMVGPLIIQFGTEEQKKRFLPKILSGEEVWCQGYSEPNSGSDLASLQLRADKDGDDYILNGQKTWTTYAQYADWIFVLARTNSTGKQQEGISFLLADIKNTPGIEVKPFLTIGGTPAFSETWFDNARVPQANRVGPENQGWSMAKALLGHERTSIGGVAESGRWLQLIRRIARDTPVGDGTLLDDAAFRRRLARLDIRHRTVGMANLRTLASAQLGHAPGPESSILKIVGTELQQEVTELAMDALGHGAMGWFDAPTEAMPEYQLWIASQFNYLRACTIYGGSNEIQKNIISKLILGLPQ; encoded by the coding sequence ATGGACATGTCCTACACGCCCGAGCAGATCGCATTCCGTGACGAGGTCCGCGCCTGGATCAAGCAGGCCATGCCCGAGCACATCCGGCACAAGGCCGAGGCCGGCGGGCACTTCGAGCACGAAGAGATCATGGAGTGGCACCGCATCCTCCATAAGAAGGGATGGGTCGCTCCCCATTGGCCCAAGGAGGTAGGCGGGCCGGGCTGGGACGTGGCTCAGCGCCACATCTTCAGCGAGGAGATGGTTCGAGCCAATGCGCCCTCGCTGTCGCCGTTCGGGCTGACGATGGTCGGGCCGCTGATCATCCAGTTCGGCACCGAGGAGCAGAAGAAGCGCTTCCTGCCCAAGATCCTCTCGGGCGAGGAAGTCTGGTGCCAGGGCTACAGCGAGCCGAACTCCGGCTCGGACCTGGCCAGCCTCCAGCTGCGCGCCGACAAGGACGGCGACGACTACATCCTCAACGGCCAGAAGACCTGGACCACCTACGCGCAGTACGCCGACTGGATCTTCGTGCTGGCGCGCACCAACTCGACCGGCAAGCAGCAGGAGGGCATCTCGTTCCTGCTGGCCGACATCAAGAACACACCCGGCATCGAGGTGAAGCCGTTCCTGACCATCGGCGGAACCCCGGCCTTCTCCGAGACCTGGTTCGACAACGCGCGCGTGCCGCAGGCCAACCGCGTCGGGCCCGAGAACCAGGGCTGGTCGATGGCCAAGGCGCTGCTCGGGCACGAGCGCACCTCCATTGGCGGCGTGGCCGAGTCGGGGCGCTGGCTGCAGCTGATCCGTCGCATCGCGCGCGACACGCCCGTCGGCGACGGCACGCTGCTCGACGATGCGGCGTTCCGGCGACGTCTGGCGCGGCTCGACATCCGCCATCGCACGGTCGGCATGGCCAACCTGCGCACGCTGGCCTCGGCGCAGCTCGGACATGCGCCGGGGCCCGAGAGCTCGATCCTGAAGATCGTCGGCACCGAGCTGCAGCAGGAGGTGACCGAGCTGGCCATGGACGCGCTCGGACACGGCGCGATGGGCTGGTTCGATGCGCCAACCGAAGCAATGCCCGAGTACCAGCTGTGGATCGCATCGCAGTTCAACTACCTGCGCGCCTGCACCATCTACGGCGGCTCCAACGAGATCCAGAAGAACATCATCTCCAAGCTCATCCTCGGCCTGCCGCAGTAA
- a CDS encoding TetR/AcrR family transcriptional regulator — MSEVAKPKRDGRNERSAATRRLVAEAYLALVGDGFLRPTARAVAKKAGVSERAVFRHFQDLETLLSEAAMIQIQRIGREVPEPAPLDGPFELRLDRFAQRWCELHERVTPVRRAAILYEPFSPEVARRLGWIRGVRRSEIEQTFAPELAPLAPQLRRETVAVVSAACSWSTWNQLRTRHDLDAAAAHRAVRRSIAQLLGVASADVAGDVSGAGTDAAL, encoded by the coding sequence GTGTCCGAGGTCGCCAAGCCCAAGCGCGATGGCCGCAACGAGCGGTCGGCGGCAACCCGCCGGCTCGTGGCGGAGGCCTACCTCGCCCTGGTCGGGGACGGCTTCCTCCGGCCCACGGCGCGAGCCGTCGCCAAGAAGGCGGGAGTCTCGGAGCGGGCGGTCTTTCGCCACTTCCAGGACCTGGAAACGCTGCTGTCGGAGGCGGCGATGATCCAGATCCAGCGCATCGGCCGTGAGGTGCCCGAGCCGGCGCCGCTGGACGGACCCTTCGAGCTGCGGCTGGACCGCTTCGCCCAGCGTTGGTGCGAGCTTCACGAGCGCGTCACGCCCGTGCGGCGCGCGGCGATTCTCTACGAGCCGTTCTCGCCGGAGGTGGCGCGACGTCTCGGCTGGATTCGCGGCGTGCGGCGCTCGGAGATCGAGCAGACGTTCGCCCCGGAGCTGGCGCCGCTGGCGCCGCAGCTTCGGCGCGAGACGGTGGCGGTGGTGAGCGCCGCCTGCTCGTGGTCGACCTGGAACCAGCTGCGGACGCGCCACGACCTCGACGCCGCCGCCGCGCACCGGGCCGTGCGCCGCAGTATCGCCCAGCTTCTGGGAGTCGCGTCGGCAGACGTCGCCGGCGACGTCTCCGGAGCTGGCACCGATGCCGCGCTGTGA
- a CDS encoding DUF3604 domain-containing protein, which produces MKRSLSPASIASFLQSDRWFAARVGMLLAACAMLATASLAHAGGVMPQQDWERTEVRQSCDEYNPLRNPYFGDLHVHTAYSADAVLIRTRNGPRDAYAFARGATVGLPPYDASDLPTRTATIDRPLDFTAVTDHAEGFGEAQICLHPGYPGYDDQICADLRNTFDNDFVPAPLPPQAFYNFFNPLNVEDPDRFALCGAGGADCAAEAAVVWQDTLAAAEEHYDRTSACEFTTFAAYEWSSNLDGNNLHRNVIFRNAEVPPLPITYYEEWTPEGLWEALRTQCLDEDGNCDVLAIPHNSNLARDMMFPRNMTDGSSMTAEYAATRKAMEPLVEIIQNKGDAECRQGVGGATDEECGFEKLSRSTLFGTSNWNQNFEDRAYVRFALKDGMIKQKTLGSNPFQLGFIGGTDTHNGTPGLVDESDYPASGHMGITESEPRFILNHNPPGKIEGSGGGLSVLWAEENSRDALFAAMRRRETYATSGTRPIVRVFAGRFAETLCDDPDFVAEGYDKGVPMGGEIGPMLGKSDMRIAVLAQKDPGLPGDPGTPLQRIQIIKGWHGKDGIKEKVYDVAGDAANGAGVDLDTCEPTGTGFDTLCTVWSDPDFDASERAFYYVRVLENPTCRWSTHLCNSLGVDCSAPESVPADYVMCCDEHTPLTLQERALTSPIWYQPELVTLSKGQVRFGEEPGTDRLSLKLFFAKAPSSLDPQAHDLTITLRDEAGVFTATIPAGTMEVKKPGSKYQYKDPTGAIAGITSLSVKIAGNGSAQIGLKTGDIDLAGLEPSAQTLAIDVTSGSYSATDRHEWLQAGTALSFKL; this is translated from the coding sequence ATGAAAAGAAGCCTGTCCCCAGCCTCCATCGCTTCGTTCCTGCAGTCGGATCGCTGGTTCGCGGCGCGCGTGGGCATGCTGCTCGCCGCGTGCGCGATGCTGGCGACGGCCTCGCTGGCACACGCCGGGGGCGTCATGCCGCAGCAGGACTGGGAGCGCACCGAGGTGCGGCAGAGCTGCGACGAGTACAACCCGCTGCGCAATCCCTACTTCGGCGACCTGCACGTGCACACGGCCTACTCGGCCGACGCCGTGCTGATCCGCACCCGCAACGGGCCTCGTGACGCCTATGCGTTCGCGCGCGGCGCCACCGTCGGCCTGCCGCCGTACGACGCAAGCGACCTGCCGACGCGCACCGCCACCATCGACCGTCCGCTCGACTTCACCGCCGTCACCGATCACGCCGAGGGTTTCGGCGAGGCGCAAATCTGCCTGCACCCGGGCTACCCCGGCTACGACGACCAGATCTGCGCGGACCTGCGCAACACCTTCGACAACGACTTCGTGCCGGCGCCGCTGCCGCCGCAGGCGTTCTACAACTTCTTCAATCCGCTCAACGTCGAAGATCCCGACCGCTTCGCTCTGTGCGGAGCCGGCGGCGCCGACTGCGCGGCCGAGGCCGCGGTCGTGTGGCAGGACACGCTCGCTGCCGCCGAGGAGCATTACGACAGGACCTCGGCGTGCGAGTTCACGACGTTCGCCGCCTACGAGTGGTCGAGCAACCTGGACGGCAACAATCTGCATCGCAACGTAATCTTCCGGAACGCGGAGGTGCCTCCGCTGCCCATTACGTACTACGAGGAGTGGACGCCCGAAGGTCTGTGGGAAGCGCTGCGCACCCAGTGCCTCGACGAAGACGGCAACTGCGACGTGCTCGCCATTCCCCACAACTCCAACCTTGCGCGCGACATGATGTTCCCTCGCAACATGACCGACGGCAGCTCGATGACCGCGGAGTACGCGGCCACGCGCAAGGCGATGGAGCCGCTGGTCGAGATCATTCAGAACAAGGGCGATGCCGAGTGCCGCCAGGGCGTGGGCGGCGCCACCGACGAGGAGTGCGGCTTCGAGAAGCTGAGCCGCTCGACGCTGTTCGGCACTTCGAACTGGAACCAGAACTTCGAGGACCGCGCCTACGTGCGCTTCGCGCTCAAGGACGGGATGATCAAGCAGAAAACGCTCGGCAGCAATCCCTTCCAGCTCGGCTTCATCGGCGGCACCGACACGCACAACGGCACTCCGGGCCTGGTCGACGAGAGCGACTACCCAGCCTCCGGACACATGGGCATCACCGAGTCCGAGCCGCGCTTCATCCTCAATCACAACCCGCCGGGCAAGATCGAAGGCAGCGGCGGCGGGCTGTCGGTGCTGTGGGCCGAGGAGAACTCTCGCGACGCACTGTTCGCGGCGATGCGCCGCCGCGAGACGTACGCAACCAGCGGCACGCGCCCGATCGTGCGCGTCTTTGCCGGCCGCTTCGCCGAGACTCTCTGCGACGATCCCGACTTCGTCGCCGAAGGCTATGACAAGGGCGTTCCGATGGGCGGCGAGATCGGCCCGATGCTCGGCAAGAGCGACATGCGCATTGCCGTGCTGGCGCAGAAGGATCCGGGGCTTCCCGGCGATCCGGGCACGCCGCTGCAGCGCATCCAGATCATCAAGGGATGGCACGGCAAGGACGGTATCAAGGAGAAGGTCTACGACGTCGCCGGCGACGCGGCCAACGGCGCCGGCGTCGATCTCGACACGTGCGAGCCCACCGGCACCGGCTTCGACACGTTGTGCACGGTCTGGAGCGATCCCGACTTCGATGCCAGCGAGCGCGCGTTCTACTATGTGCGCGTGCTCGAGAACCCGACCTGCCGCTGGAGCACGCATCTGTGCAACTCGCTGGGCGTGGACTGCTCGGCTCCCGAAAGCGTTCCCGCCGACTACGTGATGTGCTGCGACGAGCACACGCCGCTGACCCTCCAGGAGCGCGCTCTGACGTCGCCGATCTGGTATCAGCCGGAGCTGGTGACGCTGTCGAAGGGGCAGGTGCGATTCGGGGAGGAGCCGGGCACCGATCGCCTCAGCCTCAAGCTGTTCTTCGCCAAGGCGCCTTCCTCGCTCGATCCGCAGGCCCACGACCTGACCATCACCTTGCGCGACGAAGCGGGCGTCTTCACCGCCACCATTCCGGCCGGCACGATGGAAGTGAAGAAGCCGGGCAGCAAGTACCAGTACAAGGATCCCACCGGCGCCATCGCCGGCATCACCAGTCTGAGCGTCAAGATTGCAGGCAACGGCTCGGCACAGATCGGCCTGAAGACCGGCGACATCGATCTTGCCGGCCTCGAGCCGTCGGCGCAGACGCTGGCGATCGACGTCACCAGCGGCAGCTACTCGGCCACCGACCGGCACGAGTGGTTGCAGGCGGGCACGGCCCTGTCGTTCAAGCTGTAG
- a CDS encoding peptidylprolyl isomerase — translation MRPAIHFLLLGLMLLVGTRYWNGAEAGEDARRRIVIDASRIEGIRRAYAVGMGAPPTEAELQALLDKTVEEEVLFREALARGLELSDRAIGWRLVQKMRFLGEDDGNASAGELYRRALEMGLHLEDPVVRRILVQKMRLLVGHRSDKPSDEELASYYRTHGQALVQPQRVSLRHVFFDASRRGEDGSRAEAERAARSAASAATFGRGDPFVMGSRLAAQSHKDLAKLFGAEFADAIFASGQTGQWFGPIRSAYGWHVVQVDERRGARVPELEAVRSQVERSLAAERAGKRVQEFLQTARRAYEVRLELGATRGGGDA, via the coding sequence ATGCGCCCCGCGATCCACTTCCTGCTGCTGGGGCTGATGCTGCTGGTGGGCACGCGCTACTGGAACGGCGCCGAGGCCGGCGAAGACGCACGCCGCCGCATCGTCATCGATGCCAGCCGAATCGAAGGCATCCGCCGCGCCTACGCCGTCGGCATGGGAGCGCCGCCGACCGAAGCCGAGCTGCAGGCGCTGCTCGACAAGACCGTCGAGGAGGAAGTGCTGTTCCGGGAGGCGCTCGCGCGCGGCCTCGAGCTTTCGGACCGGGCCATCGGCTGGCGCCTGGTGCAGAAGATGCGCTTCCTCGGCGAGGACGACGGCAACGCCAGCGCCGGCGAGCTGTACCGGCGCGCGCTCGAGATGGGGCTGCACCTGGAAGACCCGGTGGTGCGGCGGATTCTCGTGCAGAAGATGCGCCTGCTCGTCGGGCATCGCTCCGACAAGCCGAGCGACGAGGAGCTGGCCAGCTACTACCGGACGCACGGCCAGGCGCTGGTGCAGCCGCAGCGCGTGAGCCTGCGCCATGTCTTCTTCGACGCCTCCCGGCGCGGCGAGGACGGCTCGCGTGCGGAGGCCGAGCGCGCGGCACGGTCCGCCGCGTCCGCCGCGACGTTCGGGCGTGGCGATCCGTTCGTCATGGGCTCGCGCCTTGCTGCGCAGTCGCACAAGGACCTGGCCAAGCTGTTCGGCGCCGAGTTCGCCGACGCGATCTTCGCGTCGGGTCAGACCGGGCAATGGTTCGGGCCGATCCGTTCCGCCTACGGCTGGCACGTCGTGCAGGTGGACGAACGCCGTGGCGCCCGCGTCCCCGAGCTGGAGGCGGTTCGCTCGCAGGTCGAGCGCAGCCTGGCCGCCGAGCGCGCCGGCAAGCGGGTGCAGGAGTTCCTGCAGACGGCGCGGCGAGCGTACGAAGTGCGGCTCGAGCTCGGCGCGACGCGCGGAGGCGGCGATGCATAG
- a CDS encoding HupE/UreJ family protein, with protein sequence MHRIVALATLAVALLFAERAHAHALDPVLLELRERGGGIVDVTWKASRAQIPGVELAPVLPEHCRRAGETTVVDEDDSSTSTWRIDCGNAGLAGSIVGVSGLESTDALLRVELASGATDRRVLGTSRPTVQIEAAPSRLQVVRDYAVLGVEHILAGLDHLLFVLGLLLLVPRASLLATITAFTAGHSVTLALAALQIVQVPQAPVEVVIALSIYVLAVELARGDGRQTLLRRRPWAMALAFGLLHGLGFAGALAETGLPQTEIPLALFAFNVGIELGQIVFVAAMLVASAMLRGLLTRLPSWVRLAPVYVMGALAAFWMMERTSLLL encoded by the coding sequence ATGCATAGGATCGTTGCACTGGCCACGCTGGCCGTCGCGTTGCTGTTCGCCGAGCGCGCGCACGCGCATGCGCTCGATCCGGTCCTGCTCGAGCTGCGCGAGCGCGGCGGCGGCATCGTGGATGTGACGTGGAAGGCCTCGCGCGCGCAGATTCCCGGCGTCGAGCTGGCGCCGGTGCTTCCCGAGCACTGCCGCCGAGCCGGCGAAACAACCGTCGTCGACGAGGACGACAGCTCCACGTCCACCTGGCGGATCGACTGCGGCAACGCCGGCCTGGCCGGCTCGATCGTCGGCGTCTCCGGGCTCGAAAGCACCGATGCGCTCTTGCGCGTGGAGCTGGCCTCCGGAGCGACGGATCGGCGCGTGCTCGGCACGTCGCGTCCCACCGTGCAAATCGAGGCGGCCCCATCGCGGCTGCAGGTGGTGCGGGATTACGCCGTTCTCGGTGTCGAGCACATTCTGGCCGGCCTCGACCACCTGCTGTTCGTGCTGGGGCTGCTCCTGCTCGTGCCGCGCGCCTCGCTGCTCGCGACGATCACGGCGTTCACCGCCGGCCACAGCGTCACGCTCGCGCTGGCGGCGCTGCAGATCGTGCAGGTTCCGCAGGCGCCGGTGGAAGTCGTCATTGCGCTCAGCATCTACGTGCTGGCGGTCGAGCTCGCACGCGGCGACGGCCGCCAGACGCTGCTTCGCCGGCGCCCGTGGGCAATGGCGCTGGCGTTCGGCTTGCTGCACGGGCTCGGCTTTGCCGGCGCGTTGGCCGAGACGGGGCTGCCGCAGACCGAAATCCCTCTGGCGCTGTTCGCGTTCAACGTCGGGATCGAGCTCGGGCAGATCGTGTTCGTTGCGGCGATGCTGGTGGCATCGGCGATGCTGCGCGGGCTGCTGACGCGATTGCCGTCCTGGGTACGGCTGGCTCCGGTCTATGTCATGGGCGCGTTGGCTGCGTTCTGGATGATGGAGCGCACCTCGCTCCTGCTCTGA